A stretch of Nitrososphaerota archaeon DNA encodes these proteins:
- a CDS encoding aminopeptidase P family protein: MAAVTATPHYPVISLRVVQAISDVELERRRKRIRDLMAQKEIDVLVFHSLGGYLRYVTNYLGTGSVEYLLFPLQAELLFLGREDDSIMEARAHHGLADSRALSPFESVERDAQIVSDAIKELEPKCVGIVDVSRAPAGFYTTLKERLQGVGLVDATSLVDEVRMTKSLNEKIAIERSARICDKTVDACKAVLRPGKREYEVIAEIVGEARRNASETEKIVTGSGPCSKEVLNLSLNLKNRMFSRGDLFRLHLYVSGPGGYWTEISRIFVLGRPTEDLKKAFEQAISVRQAALEKLRPGVKVGEVYEYALQKGKEIGCSLQKEVIGYSQGLDIIEKPILYKGVNEEIRPMMHFRLGCVVKVNKAYAQIADNYFVEEEEVRRLQKTPEEIFEIEV; this comes from the coding sequence ATGGCTGCGGTTACAGCAACTCCCCATTACCCTGTTATTTCCTTGCGGGTGGTGCAGGCGATCTCTGATGTGGAGCTTGAGAGGAGGCGTAAGCGTATAAGAGACCTGATGGCGCAGAAAGAGATAGATGTGCTCGTATTCCACTCATTAGGAGGATATCTGAGGTACGTCACAAACTACCTCGGCACGGGCTCGGTAGAGTACCTGTTGTTCCCATTGCAGGCTGAGCTTCTATTTCTAGGTAGAGAGGACGATTCTATCATGGAGGCAAGGGCTCATCACGGTCTTGCAGATAGCAGAGCGCTTTCTCCCTTTGAATCTGTGGAGCGAGATGCGCAGATTGTTAGCGACGCGATTAAGGAGCTCGAACCGAAGTGTGTTGGCATCGTAGATGTCTCGAGAGCTCCAGCAGGGTTCTATACGACGCTAAAGGAGCGGTTACAAGGAGTTGGTTTAGTTGATGCCACATCCCTAGTGGATGAAGTTAGAATGACGAAGAGCTTGAATGAAAAGATTGCGATAGAACGCTCTGCCAGAATCTGTGATAAAACCGTGGATGCGTGCAAGGCTGTCCTCAGACCTGGTAAAAGAGAATATGAGGTCATAGCGGAAATTGTAGGGGAAGCTAGGAGGAACGCAAGCGAAACGGAAAAGATCGTCACAGGCAGCGGGCCCTGTAGTAAGGAAGTTCTCAATCTCTCATTGAACCTAAAGAATAGAATGTTCTCTAGAGGGGATCTTTTCAGACTACACTTATATGTCTCTGGCCCAGGCGGCTATTGGACCGAGATTTCAAGAATTTTTGTTCTAGGTAGGCCTACCGAAGACCTGAAGAAAGCTTTTGAACAAGCTATTTCCGTAAGACAAGCGGCGCTAGAGAAGTTACGGCCAGGTGTTAAAGTAGGTGAGGTTTATGAATATGCTTTGCAGAAGGGTAAAGAAATAGGTTGCAGTCTTCAGAAGGAGGTTATAGGATATTCGCAGGGTTTGGATATCATTGAGAAACCTATATTATACAAGGGGGTGAATGAGGAGATTAGACCTATGATGCACTTCCGTCTAGGCTGTGTGGTGAAGGTAAACAAGGCTTATGCGCAGATCGCAGATAACTACTTTGTGGAAGAGGAGGAGGTTAGAAGGTTGCAAAAGACCCCAGAAGAAATCTTTGAGATCGAGGTGTAG
- a CDS encoding molybdopterin-dependent oxidoreductase, producing the protein MDTELPQEEKIKRIEQIKLQLMEKHKDETVRYTGCSINCGGSGCILKVRLKDGKITAIEPDDRYHRNVGREDAVATDDELQKNKLQQRHCPFAWGWRRHLYSPNRVLYPLMRAPGSKRGEGKFIRISWDEALTIIAEKMKECKEKYGPYSIITPYIDNPMLDPLFGWFEAGVQGWGWCSQDAERLAEHLMTGYPGWTYAPSFDMADVLFNSKLIVLWGLDLTTTRIGPAHQFAWYVKMAREKKGTPVICIDPRFSDTAAVLADQWIPIKPGTDMAMLLAIAYIVIKEDLYDKEFVERFVEPKGFKKWADYILGVSDGVPKTPEWAEKICAVPAETIRDFTYLYAKSKPTFLYKNWSVARKSRGENSARAAAALQAIMGYWGKGGYSGFGPRSRNAPYIRPWFPMRIPLGLMPRKYYPPRMYRSNKWAQAVLLLDKVKSGELSTEEYRRIIGWRADPNLPNPNPKMLFGGGPQAQTVNTLVTGTNATLHQIEAMNRLEMVVWFATHMTPTAMYADIILPVQDQTFECPTFANNDYGGFSHNTFCPGVVKAPGEAKPFMWIYTKLAEKLGFGRRYNTYYTTDENWDKDWLRYLGAYYNRFRDTMKRWELDLPEWEEFLKQECPSINLDEYFDEPCHGYVNELELGLPFPTKSGKIEICSEILEKEEERGKLHFDARGLVIDVLPNDWRDLTPIPTYQPAVRGMEDPLVAKYPLMLLSSHGRYRSHSTGWDNPWLRGDVYRHALWINVADAKVRGIKDGDIVRVYSDVGEVRVPAYVTTRIMPGVVVLRHGAWIELDEKGVDHGGCPNMLLFDDKSPQTPAHATGLVQVEKVEE; encoded by the coding sequence ATGGATACCGAGCTTCCTCAAGAAGAGAAGATCAAGAGAATAGAGCAGATCAAGCTTCAATTGATGGAGAAGCATAAGGATGAGACCGTACGATACACAGGCTGCTCTATCAACTGCGGTGGAAGCGGCTGTATACTGAAGGTGAGGCTCAAGGATGGTAAGATAACAGCGATCGAACCGGATGACAGATATCATAGAAACGTGGGTAGAGAAGATGCTGTGGCTACGGACGATGAGTTACAGAAGAATAAGCTTCAGCAGAGGCACTGCCCCTTCGCCTGGGGTTGGCGGCGCCACCTCTACAGCCCCAACCGTGTACTCTACCCTCTTATGAGGGCACCGGGAAGTAAAAGAGGAGAAGGGAAGTTCATCAGGATCAGCTGGGATGAGGCCCTGACCATAATTGCTGAGAAGATGAAAGAGTGTAAGGAGAAGTACGGGCCCTATTCCATCATTACCCCATATATCGATAATCCCATGCTTGACCCACTATTTGGATGGTTTGAGGCTGGTGTTCAAGGTTGGGGCTGGTGTTCACAGGATGCGGAGAGGCTTGCCGAGCATCTGATGACAGGCTACCCCGGCTGGACATACGCGCCGTCCTTTGATATGGCTGACGTTCTGTTTAATTCGAAGCTGATCGTCCTTTGGGGTCTCGACCTCACCACTACAAGAATAGGTCCGGCTCACCAATTCGCTTGGTACGTTAAGATGGCTAGGGAGAAGAAGGGTACACCTGTCATCTGCATAGATCCGCGCTTCAGCGACACCGCTGCTGTGCTCGCTGACCAGTGGATACCCATCAAGCCCGGTACAGATATGGCTATGCTACTAGCTATAGCGTATATTGTGATCAAGGAGGATCTCTATGATAAGGAGTTTGTGGAGAGGTTCGTAGAACCAAAGGGCTTCAAGAAATGGGCAGATTATATTCTTGGGGTCAGTGATGGGGTTCCGAAGACCCCCGAGTGGGCTGAAAAGATCTGCGCAGTTCCAGCGGAGACAATACGAGACTTCACTTACCTGTATGCAAAATCTAAACCAACCTTCCTCTACAAGAACTGGAGCGTTGCTAGAAAGAGCAGGGGCGAGAATTCAGCTAGAGCCGCAGCAGCCCTACAAGCGATAATGGGCTATTGGGGTAAAGGGGGGTACTCAGGCTTCGGCCCCCGTTCACGCAACGCACCCTACATTAGACCATGGTTCCCTATGCGAATACCATTAGGATTGATGCCGAGAAAATACTATCCACCGAGGATGTATCGTTCTAACAAGTGGGCTCAAGCCGTTTTACTGCTTGATAAGGTGAAGAGTGGAGAACTGAGCACAGAAGAGTATCGGAGAATCATAGGGTGGAGGGCAGACCCCAATCTTCCAAACCCGAACCCGAAGATGCTCTTTGGGGGAGGACCCCAGGCTCAAACCGTTAACACGCTCGTTACTGGCACCAACGCAACTCTACATCAGATTGAAGCCATGAATAGGCTCGAAATGGTCGTTTGGTTTGCTACACACATGACACCAACAGCGATGTATGCTGACATCATATTGCCTGTGCAAGATCAGACATTCGAGTGCCCAACCTTCGCGAACAACGACTACGGCGGCTTCTCACATAACACATTCTGCCCAGGTGTTGTGAAGGCTCCGGGTGAAGCGAAGCCATTTATGTGGATCTACACAAAACTCGCTGAAAAGCTGGGCTTCGGGAGAAGATATAACACATACTACACTACAGATGAAAACTGGGATAAGGATTGGTTAAGGTACCTTGGCGCCTACTACAATAGATTTAGGGATACTATGAAGAGATGGGAACTTGATTTACCTGAGTGGGAAGAGTTTCTTAAGCAAGAGTGCCCATCCATAAATCTGGACGAGTACTTTGACGAACCCTGCCACGGTTACGTAAATGAGCTTGAGCTCGGTCTACCGTTTCCCACTAAATCGGGCAAGATAGAAATCTGCAGCGAAATCTTGGAGAAAGAGGAGGAGCGGGGGAAGCTTCATTTCGATGCAAGAGGTTTGGTTATAGATGTTCTTCCAAACGATTGGAGGGATCTCACACCGATACCAACTTATCAGCCTGCAGTAAGGGGAATGGAGGATCCTTTGGTCGCTAAGTACCCTTTGATGCTTCTCTCGTCACACGGTAGATATAGGTCACACTCAACAGGCTGGGATAACCCATGGCTTAGAGGCGATGTCTACAGACACGCCCTCTGGATAAACGTAGCCGATGCGAAAGTAAGAGGCATAAAGGACGGGGACATAGTTAGGGTCTACAGCGACGTTGGTGAGGTAAGGGTGCCAGCATACGTGACTACGAGAATCATGCCAGGTGTAGTGGTTTTAAGGCACGGCGCGTGGATAGAATTAGATGAGAAAGGTGTAGATCACGGGGGCTGCCCCAACATGCTCTTATTTGACGATAAAAGCCCTCAAACCCCTGCGCACGCAACTGGTCTTGTCCAAGTAGAGAAGGTAGAGGAGTGA
- a CDS encoding 4Fe-4S dicluster domain-containing protein, with protein MPQYGFLFDQSRCTGCHACSIACKEWYDLPPGPLKYMRVFEWEKGAFPDIKLFHLAINCYHCENPVCIDECKKYVPGGAIYKEDKYGAVLIDPERCNPIKYQCKRACYEACPYGSIVFASDDPGEKAQKCTMCIDRLEQNLAPICVLSCSLRALEFGPLDELKKKFGTLQQLEDLPSPEQTKPAVVFIPPTPKRQLIKYDAEKALELWQQRGPYAPPGLPKVFERKEDVTNPPREIIGRNRLVLKPKNVQELMYYTANDE; from the coding sequence ATGCCTCAGTACGGATTCCTCTTTGACCAAAGCCGATGCACAGGCTGCCACGCCTGCTCAATAGCCTGCAAAGAATGGTACGACCTTCCACCGGGTCCGCTGAAGTATATGAGAGTTTTTGAGTGGGAGAAGGGTGCCTTCCCAGATATCAAGCTCTTTCACCTCGCCATAAACTGTTATCACTGCGAAAACCCGGTGTGCATAGACGAGTGCAAAAAATACGTGCCTGGCGGGGCAATATACAAGGAGGATAAGTATGGAGCTGTTCTCATAGACCCGGAGCGCTGCAACCCTATAAAATACCAATGCAAGAGGGCTTGCTATGAAGCTTGCCCATACGGCTCGATAGTTTTTGCAAGCGACGACCCAGGTGAAAAAGCGCAGAAATGCACCATGTGCATAGATAGGCTTGAGCAGAACCTTGCGCCGATTTGTGTACTAAGCTGCTCCTTGAGAGCCCTAGAGTTTGGTCCTTTGGATGAATTAAAGAAGAAGTTCGGCACTCTTCAGCAGCTTGAGGATCTACCGAGCCCAGAACAAACCAAACCAGCCGTAGTCTTCATACCCCCTACCCCCAAGCGGCAGCTCATAAAATACGACGCTGAGAAGGCTTTGGAGCTGTGGCAGCAAAGGGGTCCCTATGCGCCTCCTGGATTACCGAAGGTATTCGAGAGGAAGGAGGATGTGACAAATCCGCCTAGGGAAATTATAGGAAGGAACCGCTTGGTATTGAAGCCGAAGAATGTCCAAGAGCTTATGTACTATACAGCAAATGATGAGTAG
- a CDS encoding ABC transporter ATP-binding protein gives MARIEVKSLTKVFYPAKGNPVCALDDVSFEIDDGEFVSVVGPSGCGKSTLLYIIAGFIPPTRGDVLIDGSPVKGPGPDRGIVFQEYALFPWRTVLENIKYGLEEKRLPKREIDAIARRYIQFMGLEGFEHKYPRELSGGMKQRVALARTLAYEPAVLLMDEPFGALDAQTREIIQDELLRIWRETRKTILFITHSVEEAVYLSERVFIMTHRPGKIKDVVKVDVDKSRGREEVITSPEFTKLRNKVWLEVREEVLKYYKGLEETLLHQ, from the coding sequence ATGGCTAGAATCGAGGTCAAGTCTCTCACAAAGGTCTTTTATCCAGCAAAAGGTAATCCGGTCTGCGCCTTAGATGATGTGAGCTTTGAGATAGATGATGGTGAGTTCGTATCTGTAGTTGGACCAAGTGGCTGCGGTAAGAGCACGTTGCTCTATATAATAGCGGGCTTCATACCGCCGACAAGAGGAGACGTTTTGATTGATGGTTCCCCTGTCAAAGGGCCCGGTCCTGATAGGGGTATAGTCTTCCAAGAGTATGCGTTATTCCCTTGGAGGACCGTTTTGGAGAATATCAAGTACGGTCTTGAGGAAAAACGTTTGCCCAAGCGTGAAATAGATGCGATAGCGAGAAGATACATTCAATTTATGGGGCTGGAGGGCTTTGAGCACAAGTACCCAAGAGAACTCTCTGGGGGTATGAAGCAACGTGTGGCTTTAGCAAGAACTTTAGCATATGAACCAGCGGTGCTTCTGATGGATGAACCCTTCGGAGCCCTCGATGCACAGACCCGTGAAATAATTCAAGATGAGCTTCTAAGAATATGGAGAGAGACTAGGAAGACAATCCTGTTCATAACACACTCTGTAGAAGAAGCTGTGTATCTATCGGAAAGGGTCTTCATTATGACACATAGACCTGGCAAGATCAAAGATGTTGTTAAAGTTGATGTAGATAAGTCCAGAGGGAGAGAGGAAGTAATAACTTCGCCGGAGTTCACTAAGCTAAGGAATAAAGTGTGGTTAGAGGTTCGTGAAGAAGTATTAAAATATTACAAAGGATTAGAAGAAACTCTGCTACATCAATAA
- a CDS encoding ABC transporter substrate-binding protein, translated as MAGEQRVSRRGFLTVAVSAIVAGVIAGVGGYYAGLAATPAKETTRTVERTVTATTTLAPGAPYTTTVTTTITPPPTTVTRTVTTTVTATTPTTAPPKEIPTVKVWYIVPVEELISLLEISYFRENALKNYGKSYKLEFGKAQASPMLITGLAAGEIDIAVGVAHISFSTAIIGQTVPGGITAIATDFYDAHPNYYSFTWLTLIDSPIASVKDLKGKKLGINAFGTGVHATALTALKKYGMDPEKDVTFVEIPFPNMAASIKERKIDVGVFPSTFYYRAIFENPNTFKKVFDSYEGYERPYLHTMVVARNDFLKKYPDAVKAFLEDYVLLHRFAYAPENREKILDLVSEYFKLPREMLATYYLLPGKDVYRPLDCRIVVEDLQWGVNKLYEIGFIKEKLDVSKYVDNSYLPP; from the coding sequence ATGGCTGGAGAGCAGCGTGTTTCCCGAAGAGGTTTTCTGACTGTTGCCGTATCAGCGATCGTTGCTGGTGTGATTGCTGGTGTGGGAGGCTACTATGCTGGCTTAGCAGCTACACCAGCTAAAGAAACCACGAGAACGGTAGAGCGTACGGTTACCGCCACAACAACCTTAGCGCCAGGAGCGCCCTACACAACAACCGTAACAACAACAATCACCCCACCACCAACGACCGTAACCAGAACCGTAACAACAACCGTGACAGCTACAACACCAACTACTGCGCCGCCTAAAGAGATACCGACTGTGAAGGTATGGTATATTGTTCCGGTGGAGGAGCTTATTTCACTCTTAGAAATATCCTATTTTAGGGAGAATGCGCTGAAGAATTACGGGAAGAGCTATAAGCTGGAGTTCGGCAAGGCTCAAGCGTCTCCGATGCTCATAACTGGGTTAGCAGCGGGTGAAATAGATATAGCTGTTGGTGTAGCGCATATTTCCTTTTCCACAGCAATTATAGGTCAGACTGTTCCAGGTGGTATTACTGCCATAGCCACTGACTTCTACGATGCACATCCTAATTACTACTCTTTCACTTGGCTGACGCTAATCGACTCACCCATCGCCTCGGTCAAGGATTTGAAGGGAAAGAAGTTGGGTATAAACGCATTCGGAACAGGAGTTCACGCCACAGCGCTAACAGCGTTGAAGAAATACGGGATGGACCCTGAGAAGGATGTAACATTTGTGGAGATACCGTTCCCTAATATGGCTGCTTCTATAAAAGAGCGTAAGATCGATGTAGGAGTATTCCCATCGACGTTCTACTATAGGGCGATCTTTGAAAACCCAAACACCTTTAAGAAAGTATTCGATTCATACGAAGGGTATGAAAGACCATACCTACATACCATGGTTGTAGCGAGGAATGACTTTCTCAAGAAATATCCTGATGCTGTGAAGGCTTTCCTTGAGGACTACGTGCTCCTCCATCGTTTCGCATATGCCCCTGAGAATAGAGAAAAGATATTAGATCTGGTATCTGAGTATTTCAAACTACCGAGGGAAATGCTTGCAACGTACTATCTTCTACCGGGGAAGGACGTTTATAGACCCTTAGACTGCCGCATAGTTGTGGAAGACCTGCAGTGGGGTGTCAATAAACTCTACGAAATTGGCTTCATAAAAGAGAAGCTAGATGTCAGTAAGTATGTCGATAACTCATACCTGCCTCCCTAG
- a CDS encoding ABC transporter permease, whose amino-acid sequence MVSLSKAIPILLILTIWETVTQIGLVNTQILPTFSSVLRAAVDLIYSGIVIRHLLISLYRAFGGLALGILVGVILGFGMAVKKQVKNFFDPIITLTYPIPKVALVPLTMVWLGVTDQAAIFVIFLACLLPMIVNTYHGVRSVDQVLIWSAMSLGTRERGLFRKVIFPATMPYIFNGIRVALPFSFIVVISVELVASKAGIGNLISGYGGLGIYDYMFAAILIFIVFSFAADRIAVRLMRRILQWYEEAGAL is encoded by the coding sequence TTGGTTAGCCTATCTAAGGCTATTCCCATACTATTGATTCTTACGATCTGGGAGACTGTGACGCAGATCGGGTTAGTAAATACACAAATACTACCTACTTTCTCATCAGTGCTTCGCGCAGCAGTAGACCTTATCTACTCCGGTATTGTGATCCGCCACCTCTTAATATCTCTATACCGAGCGTTTGGAGGATTGGCTCTTGGCATCTTAGTTGGCGTCATACTAGGTTTCGGAATGGCGGTTAAGAAGCAGGTCAAGAATTTTTTCGATCCGATCATCACATTAACATATCCTATTCCAAAGGTTGCTTTAGTACCGCTTACGATGGTGTGGTTAGGTGTAACTGATCAAGCAGCCATTTTTGTGATCTTCCTAGCTTGCCTCCTACCTATGATCGTTAACACTTACCACGGAGTTAGAAGCGTAGACCAAGTACTAATATGGTCTGCTATGAGTCTTGGCACCCGTGAGCGGGGTCTATTCCGTAAGGTTATCTTCCCTGCTACAATGCCTTATATCTTTAACGGAATACGCGTTGCCCTACCCTTCTCATTTATTGTGGTAATTAGTGTGGAGCTCGTAGCTTCCAAAGCAGGTATAGGGAATCTAATCAGCGGGTACGGTGGATTAGGAATCTACGACTATATGTTTGCAGCGATTCTTATCTTTATCGTCTTCTCGTTTGCCGCTGATCGGATAGCGGTGCGTTTAATGAGGCGGATTCTTCAATGGTATGAGGAGGCGGGGGCGTTATGA
- a CDS encoding ABC transporter permease, with translation MTSLMKKVLNVLTSFYSLIVVIVAWEIIGRSGIVPFFFLPPLSTIAYTFINIAVDLLLPHSLLTIYRALAGFALAAIIGVLMGLSMARIRLAHWFFDPIVALGLPIPPLTLVPIFILWFGIGNEPKILLVTFGCVFPIAVSTYNGARSVNSLLIWSAKMMGTDDRRIMWKVIVPAALPFIFNGLQVALPISLVIAFVFEMVAGGGGLGFLEIYSARFFKAPELFSALLAIMIIGFVLDKIFQKVRSKFLYWAQR, from the coding sequence ATGACCTCTTTAATGAAGAAGGTTCTTAATGTCTTAACATCCTTTTACTCTCTGATCGTTGTGATCGTAGCTTGGGAGATTATTGGCAGAAGCGGTATCGTACCATTTTTCTTTCTTCCGCCTCTATCAACCATAGCTTACACTTTTATCAACATTGCTGTCGATCTGCTTCTACCACACTCATTACTAACGATCTACCGTGCTTTAGCAGGGTTTGCGTTAGCAGCCATCATCGGAGTTTTGATGGGTTTAAGTATGGCTAGGATTAGACTTGCCCATTGGTTCTTTGATCCTATCGTTGCGTTGGGTCTACCCATCCCGCCTTTGACTCTTGTTCCTATTTTTATACTATGGTTTGGGATAGGAAATGAGCCGAAGATTCTCCTTGTTACATTCGGTTGCGTCTTTCCTATCGCGGTCTCCACCTATAATGGCGCAAGGAGTGTTAATAGTCTTCTAATTTGGTCAGCAAAAATGATGGGTACTGATGATAGGAGAATCATGTGGAAAGTAATAGTCCCGGCTGCCTTACCATTCATCTTTAACGGTCTACAGGTTGCCTTACCGATCTCGCTCGTCATAGCATTCGTATTTGAAATGGTGGCTGGCGGCGGTGGACTGGGTTTCCTTGAGATCTACTCTGCGCGTTTCTTTAAAGCTCCCGAGTTATTCTCAGCACTGCTCGCTATCATGATCATTGGCTTCGTCTTAGATAAAATCTTTCAGAAGGTTCGTTCAAAATTCCTGTACTGGGCTCAGCGTTAG
- a CDS encoding FecR domain-containing protein: MDCRYDIREDRLKGQLVVDAYDYWYMGWNESTKKREWKLVHEFALTCEVVSDYIVPNAEGLVVKIRDIYPQRGMCAVKYHADKEYAESIPQSFSGILGPFKVIWLGYKPTRSDGSSYDEDCKGQVEDSGARFDQIIGEVEIRPCDDPDGWRVAKHDMIIYKDDHIKTGEKSWVVISDPWSVYTMKTESEIIIKFSLTLKEENVLVVMYGNLMANIKRTIKEGALDIQLGQAVLGTKGTIFVAEERNGISRLKVIEGEVEFRSKTTGETQLVKAGEEIYADKKGLGPKTNFNIQEELKTWEIVKGQQTAPQDTIIQSANQIIQTYLPIIQSPIPIIGVLLILIIAIIALRRRSKRK, from the coding sequence TTGGATTGTCGCTACGACATACGTGAGGATAGGTTAAAAGGTCAGTTGGTTGTGGATGCGTATGATTACTGGTATATGGGATGGAACGAGTCGACTAAGAAACGTGAATGGAAGCTGGTTCATGAGTTCGCTTTAACTTGTGAAGTGGTTAGCGATTATATTGTTCCTAACGCCGAAGGGTTAGTGGTTAAAATCCGTGATATATATCCGCAAAGGGGTATGTGTGCGGTAAAGTATCACGCAGATAAGGAATATGCTGAAAGCATTCCACAGTCATTCAGCGGTATCCTAGGTCCATTCAAGGTGATATGGCTCGGGTACAAACCAACAAGATCAGACGGGTCGTCATACGATGAAGATTGTAAGGGTCAAGTAGAAGATTCTGGGGCAAGATTTGATCAGATAATAGGAGAAGTGGAAATTCGTCCCTGTGATGACCCAGACGGATGGAGGGTTGCAAAACATGATATGATCATCTATAAAGACGACCACATAAAAACAGGTGAAAAATCTTGGGTGGTCATATCCGATCCATGGTCGGTATATACTATGAAAACCGAAAGCGAGATCATAATTAAGTTTAGCTTAACTCTGAAAGAAGAGAATGTTCTGGTAGTCATGTATGGCAACCTAATGGCAAACATAAAAAGAACGATTAAAGAGGGAGCACTTGACATTCAGCTTGGGCAAGCAGTACTCGGTACCAAAGGAACAATCTTCGTTGCGGAGGAAAGAAATGGCATCTCAAGATTAAAGGTCATCGAAGGTGAGGTTGAGTTCAGAAGCAAAACGACCGGAGAAACCCAGCTAGTCAAAGCGGGTGAAGAAATCTACGCCGATAAAAAAGGGTTAGGACCAAAGACCAACTTCAACATTCAAGAAGAGCTGAAGACGTGGGAGATCGTTAAAGGTCAGCAGACAGCACCCCAAGACACAATAATACAATCAGCCAACCAAATAATCCAAACATACCTCCCAATAATCCAATCACCCATCCCAATAATAGGCGTCCTCCTAATTCTAATAATCGCCATCATCGCCCTAAGAAGAAGATCAAAAAGAAAATAG
- a CDS encoding M48 family metalloprotease yields the protein MELKCKLCRTYSDEEDIFCRGCGVRLLTSRKYDLTRADYAYEGDLEKLALLKELATPAALLKTFYLKKAVSLHEKEVSSRGIPVDRDSRLGSLLVGCADKLCLKFLPKMYVDYELNFNAYSFGLDDKPYVVLGEALLNALEEQELVALLGHELGHIGCGHMLYHTLAEFVLQGVSFSASVLGVPLLEAPPRLALLSWRRESEVSADRASLLVTGSVDAVRSLLRKVVALNNRSSLVYDALSELVSSHPHPSRRIALLEEYYRSAEYEKAKRKIEKRMVVRKALLPICRFCGAEKPPSSLFCPRCGRSLV from the coding sequence TTGGAGTTAAAGTGCAAGCTCTGCCGCACATATTCTGATGAAGAAGATATCTTCTGTCGAGGATGTGGTGTTAGGCTTCTAACCAGCCGAAAGTACGATCTGACTAGGGCTGATTATGCGTACGAAGGGGATTTAGAGAAGCTCGCCTTACTCAAAGAGCTGGCTACACCAGCGGCACTACTCAAAACATTCTACTTAAAGAAAGCCGTATCACTTCACGAGAAAGAGGTTTCCTCCAGAGGCATTCCTGTTGACAGAGATAGTAGGCTCGGCTCTCTGCTTGTTGGGTGTGCAGACAAACTATGCCTGAAGTTTCTGCCGAAGATGTATGTAGACTACGAGCTGAATTTCAACGCTTACTCCTTCGGGTTAGATGATAAACCCTATGTTGTATTAGGCGAAGCTTTGCTTAACGCTCTTGAAGAGCAAGAGTTGGTAGCGCTACTAGGTCATGAGCTTGGGCATATAGGATGTGGGCATATGCTCTACCACACATTAGCGGAATTCGTCCTACAAGGCGTAAGCTTCTCGGCTTCAGTGCTAGGCGTACCATTGTTGGAGGCTCCGCCTAGGCTTGCCCTACTTAGTTGGAGGCGTGAATCTGAGGTTAGTGCTGACAGAGCAAGTCTGCTCGTAACTGGTAGTGTGGATGCTGTCAGATCCCTCTTGCGAAAAGTTGTAGCACTCAACAACAGATCAAGCTTGGTTTACGACGCTTTAAGCGAGCTCGTCAGCTCACACCCACATCCAAGCAGAAGGATTGCGCTCCTGGAGGAGTATTATCGAAGCGCAGAATACGAGAAGGCTAAGCGTAAGATCGAGAAAAGGATGGTTGTGCGTAAAGCCTTGCTTCCGATCTGCAGATTCTGTGGTGCTGAGAAGCCGCCCAGCTCCCTATTCTGCCCAAGATGTGGTAGAAGCCTCGTGTAA